The sequence TACCCATCCTCATTTGGAAGCTTCATTGAGCAATGCCCTTCATTGGTTTACAGAGATCATTACTTCTGATATGGTTGAGATTGAGAACGATGCATCTCTTTCAGTTGGTATGAAAAGTACAGATCGTGAAGATTCTATATATAAGGGTATTGATTATTTTGAGTATATGACGTTAAACTTGACAGAAGCCAAGTTGGAAGAGTATCACTATGAGCCTGAGGTTATAGAGAACACTAGAGATGAAGTCATATTGCCTAGACGTCCTCGGAGAGGTCAGGCGAGGAGAGGAAGGCAGCGGAAGGACTTTCAAAGAGATGTACTTCCTGGTCTTGTCTCTCTATCCAGGAATGATGTGACTGAGGATCTTCAGACCATTGAAGGACTTGTTAGAGCAACTGGTGGGATTTGGCAATCAAGTTTGTCACTGAGGAACTCCCCAAAGGGGAGAGGAGGAAGGGGAAGAAAGCGTTCAGCGCCTACAGCTACCACCCCTACAGTTAATGCTACATCTCCTACAGAAACTGCAGTCATTCCAACCCAATCTCAGCAACCTAAATGTATGGAAACAGGACTTGAGAAGACTAGACTAACGGGATGGGGCAAGAGGACAAGGCGTCCCCCAAGGCAGAGATGTCCAACTAATCATCCTCCCTTTTCCATTACAATAAGTAGAGCACAGTAGATGTTTACAACTCCAAAGAGAATAGGAGGCTTTTTTCCTGGCTTTTGcctatcaaattttttttctggCCTGGAAGATTCACATTGTACAtgctttctttcaattttcagCATCTGGGGTGAGCTTGTTTTTTCTTGTCATAAAATAAGTGACATTTGATCCTTACTGAGTGTTgacataatattaattttttttccttaaatttattttattgtagtTTAGTGTGTAATATAATTGAAAGACATGGTTGGAAGTTGGGGAACCTTAGTATGTTATTCTTTTCCAGCTTGCAGAGCTAGCTTATATCTTTTCTTCACCTTCTATAATGCTCATGATTGTGactgaataaataaaaaaatgccTCAGGCATTTTGCCAACATAGACATATAAGCCTAGCAAGAGGAAGTTCATTTTCATTTGCTTCGGGCTCCTGTCGAGAGACAGATCCATATTATCAATTCTCTGATACAACTTAAGTGGGAAAGATTTATTATGGCTagaaatctttttgatatcaTGGACATGTATGAGGTGTCAAACTGTCAACCATAATACCTCTTGAAAGTTTTTCTTCTGATCACATTAGAGAGTCCACCTGAATGTATGTTCTGCAGCTTCTCTCGTCACtgtaaataaatttccaacacCTTCTGCAGATGAACTGGTAATCATAGATCAATCATTAAAGAGACTCTTTGAACtcgctttttttttttttttacattaaaaaagaaaaaagagaagccAAAATGAACGGAGCTGTTTCAAAtctaatattgatttttcaaCCATCCTGTCAAAATCTCTTTAAGAAAAGGGCTATCAAAAACTCAACATCTAATCAGTAATAATATCTAGCAAACTGAAATCAAGCACCTTGTTACATTAGATATAACATGACATCCACACTCTGCTAAAATGATTTTGACAGggttgtttattattttaataccaGTGACACTCGTGGGTAGTCCATGACTCAACTAACTTGTTTCATCTCTACAGTGTAACTGCCTGATTGTGACCTCACTCTCCTGCTGCAGCTTTTGCTCCATTTACCCAACTGGCACACATTTCTAAGATCTAAAAACCAAAAACCCTTATATGATTCAATTCCAAAACCCAAACCAAAGCTCTCAACTTTGTCCGTTCTCCACTTTTACCACATGGAAAATCTATCTGAATTTCATCCTCCTTATGATCTAATAATCTTGGGAGCGTCAGGCTTCACTGGCAAATATGTTATAAAAGAAGCACTCAAGTTCCTCAACACCTCTTCTTCCCCCTTAAAAACCCTAGCTTTAGCCGGTCGAAATCCAACCAGACTAACCCAGTCCCTCAATTGGGCTGCCCATCCGAACCCACCTCCATCAATTCCTATTATCACTGCTGACACCACCGATCCTGCTTCTATCCGTCATCTCTGCACTCAAACCAAGCTCATTCTCAGTTGTGTTGGCCCCTTTCGCCTCCATAGCGAATCTGTTGTTGCTGCCTGTGCTGATACTGGGTATTTCTTATAAACTCTATAAAGTTCTCAACTCTGATCTTATGATGTCaataatttatgtaattattccATGGATCCTGATCAAAACTGTATTAGGTGCGATTACTTGGATATATGCGGGGAGCCTGAGTTTATGGAGAGGATGGAGTTGAAGTATCATGAGAAGGCAATGGAGAATGGTTCGTTAGTGGTTTCGGCATGTGGGTTTGATTCAGTTCCCGCTGAAATGGGGTGGATGTTTAATTCTAGGCAATGGGTTGCACCGTCTGAGCCGAACCAAATTGAGGCTTATTTGAGCTTGGAATCGGAGAAAAGGATTGTTGGCAACTTTGGGACGTATGAATCTGCGGTTTTAGGGGTGGCAAATGTAGATAAGTTGCAGGAATTGAGACAGTCAAGGTCTAAGAGGGCAAGGCCAGTGGTAAGGAGTTTCAGAAATCCATGTCCATTTGATGCAAATAACTTTACAACTTGGTTGCTTGTGCGTGATCATTTcatgataataaatatattgtgtgcgtgaatatatatattatatatatatatatatataatatatattgtgTGCGTGAATATATTAGTAAGCAATAGTTTGTTGCAGATCCAAAGCATATCATTTTGTTCTTTGAACTAGCAACTATTTGAGCTTTAATCCTTTTGGAGCTAATGGCTGCACAACTCTAGGAGAATGTATTTGTTGAACTACTTTATACTGTAAGCAATCCCACATAACTAAAGAACAAAAAACACAAACAATTTATAAGAGTCAAGATCCAATCAATTAAGTGGCTAGTTCTAGTCATTTTTGTATTGATTGGACCCAAGCCTGTATTCTGGTAGTTGGGCTCTACATTCTTTCATTCATTTAACTCTTAccttaatcaaattaattcaaatttctaGTAATCACCTATTACTTGAATCCTGCATTCATCATTGGTTCTGATTAGTTAAAGGCATATAATGTAATACCAAGTTGAAATAATTGAACTACTAATGTGGTAAAGAGGTGGAGGTTACACTTGGTTTATTGATATGAAtttttagcaatttttttctttctaaggACTAAAAGgctagtatatttattatatatatttttggtgAACATATAACTTTGACTTATTAGAATGTATTTATCAGTCAACTACTGAACAGTCTAGCAACTGGTGTTAGGTTAACCATTGGgatttctcttttcctttttcctaaACTGCTCTTTCCTTCATCTCCTTCTTTAATCCTGGTACAGGTTCACAGTTTTTCTTCATGTAAGATATGTGTGAGTCATGTCTTTCTACAGTTTGAGGTATGACAGTATTTCATGAGACTATAGGATTGATAAGTGTTTCTTAAACATCTTATTTTCCCTGTCCAACATAGCAAAAGCTTGTCTTTATTAAGTAACAGTGAGTTTCATCGTTCATTTCTTGTTTGCCTCTATAGTCCAAATACAACAGCCTTATCTCATGGTGCAAATATTTTGATAGACTGATATTTCATATGAAGCTTTCTGAAGCTGtcaaatattcaatttatagCATCGTGATTAAATCTGCAGACTGCAGTGTGTTGGAAGCTCTATTTTGGAAAATATATCAGCATTTTCtctgtttaatttaattttttattggaCCTGGATACTCTTGTACCTTTCCGGCCACCGACTTTCTCACGATATCTGTTTGTCTTCATAGTTGGATAATCATGACATTAATTTAAATGCGTCTTTTCAGATTCCTGGTCCATTTCCTCCCAAAGGACCAATGATCGATCATCAAAAGGAGATTGGCCTTTGGGCCGTAAAGCTACCTTCAGCAGATTCTGTTGTTGTTCGAAGAACTCTTTCAACATTGACTGAAAATCCCCGTGGTCTTCCTGGGGTTGATGAGAGTGCTGAACAGAttgaaaagagagaagaatTCTGGTCAGCAGTGAAGCCAGCTCATTTTGGGGTGAAGCTAAGTAGTAAAACTATATTGGGCATCTTTCGGTCCATAACAGTTGGCATGTTCATCGGACTGTTGGGTAGAAATTCTATAGGTAGGTGGCTTCTCTTAAAGTTCCCATCCGTCTTTAGTCTTGGATGGTTCAGGAAGAAGGGTCCATCTGAGGATGAGGTGAGAAGTGCTACATTTAAGATGTGGTTTGTCGGACGGGGCTTCAGTGATGTGAATCAAGTTTCTCAGGCAAACATGAAACCGGACATGGAGATAGTTACAAGAGTGATGGGACCTGAGATTGGCTATTTGACCACCCCTATAATCTTAGTTCAGTGCGCTCTTATCCTTCTCAGCGAGCGCAACAACCTACCAAAAGGAGGAGTTTTCCCCCCAGGTATTGTATTTGGCCCTACAGATCTTCAGGAACGACTCCAACGGAATGGAATATCTTTTGACTTTATTTCTAAAAGAGCCCTCCCTTCTTCATCTTTGCACTAGGCAATAGGACACAACTTGGACCtttttaatactaataaatgtaataataataataataataataataataataaaagttgcTCTGATTTGACTGTTTTGTTCCTGCTGTTTTTGGATCGTCCTGTTAccaaaatcttaattttcat comes from Ricinus communis isolate WT05 ecotype wild-type chromosome 5, ASM1957865v1, whole genome shotgun sequence and encodes:
- the LOC8281270 gene encoding probable mitochondrial saccharopine dehydrogenase-like oxidoreductase At5g39410; this translates as MENLSEFHPPYDLIILGASGFTGKYVIKEALKFLNTSSSPLKTLALAGRNPTRLTQSLNWAAHPNPPPSIPIITADTTDPASIRHLCTQTKLILSCVGPFRLHSESVVAACADTGCDYLDICGEPEFMERMELKYHEKAMENGSLVVSACGFDSVPAEMGWMFNSRQWVAPSEPNQIEAYLSLESEKRIVGNFGTYESAVLGVANVDKLQELRQSRSKRARPVIPGPFPPKGPMIDHQKEIGLWAVKLPSADSVVVRRTLSTLTENPRGLPGVDESAEQIEKREEFWSAVKPAHFGVKLSSKTILGIFRSITVGMFIGLLGRNSIGRWLLLKFPSVFSLGWFRKKGPSEDEVRSATFKMWFVGRGFSDVNQVSQANMKPDMEIVTRVMGPEIGYLTTPIILVQCALILLSERNNLPKGGVFPPGIVFGPTDLQERLQRNGISFDFISKRALPSSSLH